In Engraulis encrasicolus isolate BLACKSEA-1 chromosome 15, IST_EnEncr_1.0, whole genome shotgun sequence, the following proteins share a genomic window:
- the LOC134463948 gene encoding tetraspanin-33-like has protein sequence MNRTIIHYREDLDLQNILDYSQKKFGCCGAVSYNDWSMNKYFNCSDNPSQERCGVPYSCCLISKNEGVVNTMCGYGMQERDKEAAEKHIHTTGCLDKFIDWMRNNQFLLGAIALGFAVSQLIGIYLSCTLVNQIKLQSNCGAGFYY, from the exons ATGAACAGAACCATCATCCATTACAGGGAGGACCTGGATTTACAGAATATTCTGGATTACAGTCAGAAAAAG TTTGGCTGCTGTGGAGCTGTGTCCTACAACGACTGGTCCATGAACAAGTACTTCAACTGCAGTGACAATCCCAGCCAGGAGAGATGTGGAGTGCCCTACTCCTGTTGCCTCATCTCCAAAAATGAG GGCGTTGTCAACACAATGTGTGGCTATGGGATGCAGGAGCGTGATAAGGAGGCTGCAGAGAAACACATCCACACTACTGGCTGCTTAGACAAGTTCATAGACTGGATGCGCAACAACCAGTTTCTTTTGGGAGCCATAGCACTTGGGTTTGCCGTCTCTCAG CTCATAGGTATCTACCTGTCCTGTACGCTCGTCAACCAGATCAAGCTGCAGTCCAATTGTGGTGCTGGCTTCTACTACTAG